The nucleotide window GACGCGGCGGAGCTGCGCCGCCTCGGCGCGGCGGCTGCCTTCGCCAAGATCCGAGCCGAACTCCCCGCCGACGCCAGCGGGCACACCCTCTTCGCCCTGGAAGGCGCCATCCGGGGCACCCGCTGGACCTCGATCCCCCGGGAGGAACGGGCCTCGCTCGCCTCCCGGGTCTTCGACGAGGCCGCGCACGGCGGTTGAGCGGCGGTCCGCCGGCGGGCGGTCCGGGCCGGGCCCCGGTGGTGACCGGGGCCCGGTCGTGGTCAGCGCGTCGGCACCGACAGCCAGGACGGGTCACCGGCCGGCGAGGAGAAGGTCAGGCGCGACCCGGCCGGGTTGTGCGTGATGTACAGCGGGTCGGCGGTGTCCACCACCAGCGCCAGCCGGTGACCGGCCGGCACGTCGTACGCGGTGGAGAACAGGTCCAGGTCGACGGTGACGGGCCGCCCCGCGGGCTGTCCGACGTACGTCCGCGGGGCGTGCGTGACCAGCCTGCCGACGCCGAGCGCGTCCACGTCGTACAGGTAGGCCACCACGGTGGACCGGTCGGCGGTGGAGGTCAGCGTGGTGTGCAGATGGACGGTGCCGCGGATGCGCCGGGCCGTGGCGGACGGCGCCGACTGCCACACCGCGGCCACCTGGCGCGGCAGCAGCGGTATCGAGGCCATCGGCGGCACCTTGGCCAACTGGTCGGCGAGTTGGGACAGGAAGACGATGCCGCCGTCGGCGCCGGAGTCGAAGGCGGTCCCTATCGTGGTGGACCAGCCGGGCGCGGCGCCGCCGCCGAGCGCTCCGGTGCCCAGCGCGTTCCGCGCCCCCAGCGCCAGCCGCTCGGTCCGGGAAGCCACCGCCGACCAGCTCGGATACCCCTCGTAGCCGCCGCCGGTACGGGACTCCAGCCGCACCGGGGCCTCGCGGTCGACGCCGTTGTCGGCGCCCTTGAGGTAGTGGTCGAGCCAGCGCCGGGCGTCGGTCCAGGCGTCGTTGGGCAGCCCGAACAGCCCGGTGGCCTCGGCGGTGGCGTGGTCGCCGGGGCGCAGTTCGAGGCGCTTGGGGGTGCGCAACCTCTCGTAGAAGTCGGCGAGTTGGTTG belongs to Streptantibioticus cattleyicolor NRRL 8057 = DSM 46488 and includes:
- a CDS encoding TfoX/Sxy family DNA transformation protein → MESLEKLPNIGAILADRLRDAGVRDAAELRRLGAAAAFAKIRAELPADASGHTLFALEGAIRGTRWTSIPREERASLASRVFDEAAHGG
- a CDS encoding CocE/NonD family hydrolase, which encodes MTFPRALRRRTAALAVSVALAATAGVGAAPAATAAPAAPATPATAAVPGFRFTDIPGSGGITLKANVLTPAGADGTHRYPAVILPSSWALNDLEYLAQAERLADSGYVVVSYTSRGFWLSGGRIEVGGAPDVADVSKVVDWTLAHTPADPAHIGMAGVSYGAGLSLLGAAHDKRIKAVVALSGWADLVGSIYSGRTQHLQAAAVLGASGYLTGRPGDQLQRTLADFLASRYDKEADMITWGKERSPATYVSQLNANGTAVMLGNAWGDSLFNPNQLADFYERLRTPKRLELRPGDHATAEATGLFGLPNDAWTDARRWLDHYLKGADNGVDREAPVRLESRTGGGYEGYPSWSAVASRTERLALGARNALGTGALGGGAAPGWSTTIGTAFDSGADGGIVFLSQLADQLAKVPPMASIPLLPRQVAAVWQSAPSATARRIRGTVHLHTTLTSTADRSTVVAYLYDVDALGVGRLVTHAPRTYVGQPAGRPVTVDLDLFSTAYDVPAGHRLALVVDTADPLYITHNPAGSRLTFSSPAGDPSWLSVPTR